A region of Kribbella sp. NBC_01245 DNA encodes the following proteins:
- a CDS encoding HU family DNA-binding protein → MNRSELVAGVAEKAGIPRNQAEKVLDALGDVVTEAVHKGDKVSLTGLLSIERVKRAPRTGRNPQTGEPLAIPAGYSVRLSCGSRLKAAARGDLRTVN, encoded by the coding sequence GTGAACCGCAGTGAGCTGGTCGCAGGTGTCGCAGAGAAGGCGGGTATTCCGCGCAACCAGGCCGAGAAGGTGCTCGACGCCCTCGGTGACGTTGTCACGGAGGCCGTGCACAAGGGCGACAAGGTCTCGCTCACCGGTCTGCTCAGCATCGAGCGGGTGAAGCGCGCCCCGCGCACCGGCCGGAACCCCCAGACGGGCGAGCCGCTGGCGATCCCGGCCGGCTATTCGGTGCGTTTGTCGTGCGGCAGCCGGCTGAAGGCCGCCGCCCGCGGCGACCTCCGTACGGTCAACTAA
- a CDS encoding LCP family protein: MSYAQPVDPGYTAVPPKKKRRFGVGRFIGLLVLLFVLMLICVPLFAWGKITKIDAMPSGDRPADTPGTTYLMVGSDSREGLSAEDKKKLGTGSTEGRRTDTIMLMHVPASGGPTALISLPRDSYVPIPGHKRNKINAAFSIGGPKLLTQTVEGVTGLRVDAYVEIGFGGFVDIIDGVGGINLCLPKAIKDAKAHINLPAGCQDLDGPKALGYVRARYFDPKGDLGRVERQRQMIGAVAEKVAGPATFLNPLRYYNVLTSGAGALSVDESTGPIDLFRFARGMKSVAGGKDGIQLTVPIADTNFSTPGGGSAVKWDTEKALALFKSIKEDKTTGLSGT; this comes from the coding sequence ATGAGCTATGCGCAGCCGGTCGACCCGGGATATACCGCCGTTCCGCCGAAGAAGAAGCGCCGATTCGGCGTCGGGCGGTTCATCGGCCTGCTTGTCCTGCTGTTCGTACTGATGCTGATCTGCGTACCGCTGTTCGCCTGGGGCAAGATCACCAAGATCGACGCGATGCCGTCCGGTGACCGCCCGGCCGACACCCCCGGTACGACGTACCTGATGGTCGGTTCGGACAGCCGCGAGGGTCTGTCCGCCGAGGACAAGAAGAAGCTCGGCACCGGCAGCACCGAAGGGCGCCGTACCGACACGATCATGCTGATGCACGTGCCGGCCTCGGGCGGTCCGACCGCGCTGATCAGCCTGCCGCGCGACAGCTACGTGCCGATCCCCGGCCACAAGAGGAACAAGATCAACGCGGCCTTCTCGATCGGCGGGCCGAAGCTGCTGACCCAGACCGTCGAGGGAGTGACCGGGCTGCGCGTCGACGCGTACGTCGAGATCGGGTTCGGCGGCTTCGTCGACATCATCGACGGCGTCGGTGGGATCAACTTGTGCCTGCCGAAGGCCATCAAGGACGCGAAGGCGCACATCAACCTGCCCGCGGGCTGCCAGGACCTGGACGGGCCGAAGGCGCTCGGATACGTCCGCGCCCGCTACTTCGACCCGAAGGGCGACCTCGGCCGGGTCGAGCGGCAGCGCCAGATGATCGGGGCGGTGGCGGAAAAGGTCGCTGGCCCCGCGACGTTCCTCAACCCGTTGCGCTACTACAACGTGCTGACCTCGGGCGCTGGCGCGTTGTCCGTCGACGAGAGCACCGGGCCGATCGACCTGTTCCGGTTCGCGCGTGGCATGAAGTCCGTTGCCGGGGGCAAGGATGGCATTCAGCTGACCGTGCCGATCGCCGACACGAACTTCAGTACGCCGGGCGGAGGGTCCGCCGTGAAGTGGGACACCGAAAAGGCCCTCGCCCTGTTCAAGTCCATCAAGGAGGACAAGACGACGGGC